GGGCGTTTGCCGCTTTCAGACCACACGGGTTTCACCGTGGGGCAGTAACAGGTAACAAGACATGGCAAAAGAATATAGCCGTACCCAACGTATCGGCGATCAGATGCAGCGTGAGCTGGCACAGCTGATCCGTCGTGAAGTCAAAGACCCGCGCGTCGGCCTGGTCACCATTACCGCTGTTGAAGTCAGCCGTGACGTCGGTCACGCCAAGATCTTCATCACCGTGATGGGCCAGGACAGCCGCGACGACATCGCGCAAAGCATCAAGGTGCTCAACGCAGCTGCCGGTTTCCTGCGTATGCAGTTGGCTCGCGAAATGAAGTTGCGCAGCGTTCCGCAGTTGCACTTCCATTACGACGAAAGCGTCGTGCGTGGCGCGCACCTGTCGGCCCTGATCGAGCGTGCGGTGGCTGAAGACAATCAGCATCCGGTAGCGGCTGAACCCGAAGACGCCAAGGAGTAATCGGTGGCTCAGGTCAAACGTATCCGTCGTAACGTCAGCGGCATCATCCTGCTCGACAAGCCGCTGGGGTTCACCTCCAACGCGGCATTGCAGAAGGTTCGCTGGTTGCTCAATGCCGAGAAGGCCGGGCACACCGGCAGTCTCGATCCGTTGGCCACCGGCGTGCTGCCGTTGTGCTTCGGTGAGGCCACCAAGTTCTCGCAATACCTGCTCGATTCCGACAAGGGTTACGAAACCCTGGCGCAACTGGGCAAGACCACCACCACGGCCGATGCCGAGGGTGATGTTTTGCTGGAGCGTCCGGTGACCGTTGGTCGCGCCGATATCGAAGCTGTGCTGCCGAAATTTCGTGGGCAAATCAGTCAGATACCGCCGATGTACTCGGCGCTCAAGCGTGATGGCCAGCCGCTGTACAAGTTGGCCCGTGCAGGCGAAGTAGTGGAGCGCGAACCGCGTTCTGTTACTATTGCGCGCTTGGAATTACTGGCCTTTGAGGGTGATACTGCGCGGCTTGCGGTGGATTGCAGCAAAGGCACCTATATCCGCACCCTGGTGGAGGATATCGGTGAGCAACTCGGTTGTGGCGCTTACGTGGCTGAATTGCGACGTACCCAGGCCGGGCCTTTTACGCTTGCACAGACCGTCACTCTGGAAGAGCTTGAAGCGGTACATGCCGAAGGCGGCAACGAAGCGGTCGATCGCTTCCTGATGCCATCGGACAGCGGCCTGCTGGACTGGCCACTGTTGCATTTCTCGGAGCACAGCGCGTTCTACTGGCTTAACGGCCAACCGGTACGCGCCCCGGATGCACCGAAGTTTGGCATGGTACGGGTACAGGATCACAACGGTCGCTTCATCGGTATCGGTGAAGTGAGCGAAGACGGGCGCATCGCGCCGCGTCGACTGATTCGGTCAGAATGACCGAACGAGGGTGGCTGTTAACAGGCACGGTCACTACTCATTTTTAGATACAGGGATTTGTCCCTGGCCTGTTGAAGCTGTTTCTATGAAACAGTTTCCTGATAAAAGGATTGCCTCATGGCTCTCGACGTTCAAGAAAAAGCTCAAATCGTAGCTGACTACCAGCAAGCTGTTGGTGACACTGGTTCGCCAGAAGTGCAAGTTGCACTGCTGACCCACAACATCAACAAACTGCAAGGTCACTTCAAGGCCAACGGTAAAGATCACCACTCCCGTCGTGGTCTGATCCGCATGGTAAACCAGCGCCGTAAGCTGCTGGACTACCTGAAAGGCAAGGATCTGGGTCGTTATCAGGCTCTGATCGGTCGCCTGGGTCTGCGTCGCTAATAAGCGATTGCGCTAGAGGTTGGTTGTCTGTCGTGCGTCAGTGGGTTTTCCCGCTGGCGCATGGCAGGCTCCCAGCCTCAAGTTTTATCTGGATATAGGTTTTACCCTGGACAGGCGTTGGGCCGATTCCCGACATTGCCCAAGAATTTCGCAAGAAGACAAGTTCCCCAAGAGCCACAAAAGAAGGTAGGACACCGTGAACCCGGTAATCAAAAAATTCCAGTTCGGTCAGTCGACCGTTACCCTCGAGACTGGCCGTATCGCCCGTCAGGCCT
The window above is part of the Pseudomonas sp. B21-048 genome. Proteins encoded here:
- the rbfA gene encoding 30S ribosome-binding factor RbfA, which codes for MAKEYSRTQRIGDQMQRELAQLIRREVKDPRVGLVTITAVEVSRDVGHAKIFITVMGQDSRDDIAQSIKVLNAAAGFLRMQLAREMKLRSVPQLHFHYDESVVRGAHLSALIERAVAEDNQHPVAAEPEDAKE
- the truB gene encoding tRNA pseudouridine(55) synthase TruB, which produces MAQVKRIRRNVSGIILLDKPLGFTSNAALQKVRWLLNAEKAGHTGSLDPLATGVLPLCFGEATKFSQYLLDSDKGYETLAQLGKTTTTADAEGDVLLERPVTVGRADIEAVLPKFRGQISQIPPMYSALKRDGQPLYKLARAGEVVEREPRSVTIARLELLAFEGDTARLAVDCSKGTYIRTLVEDIGEQLGCGAYVAELRRTQAGPFTLAQTVTLEELEAVHAEGGNEAVDRFLMPSDSGLLDWPLLHFSEHSAFYWLNGQPVRAPDAPKFGMVRVQDHNGRFIGIGEVSEDGRIAPRRLIRSE
- the rpsO gene encoding 30S ribosomal protein S15 codes for the protein MALDVQEKAQIVADYQQAVGDTGSPEVQVALLTHNINKLQGHFKANGKDHHSRRGLIRMVNQRRKLLDYLKGKDLGRYQALIGRLGLRR